A part of Pararhizobium sp. A13 genomic DNA contains:
- a CDS encoding aspartate aminotransferase family protein: MSNRLTATPNDLRAFWMPFTANRQYKKEPRMFVKAKDMHYTTHDGRQVLDGTAGLWCVNAGHCRPQITEAIQQQAGELDYAPAFQLGHPKAFELANRLIDIAPDGTEHVLYTNSGSESVETALKVALAYHKVKGQGSRTRLIGRERGYHGVNFGGISVGGIVSNRKMFGTLLTGVDHMPHTHLPEKNAFTKGEPEHGADLATELERIVTLHDASTIAAVIVEPVAGSTGVLIPPKGYLQKLRDICTKHGILLIFDEVITGYGRLGTPFAAQYFDVKPDMIVTAKGLTNGVIPMGAVFVTAEIHDAFMSGPEHMIEFFHGYTYSGNPIACAAALGTLDTYRDEGLLTRGAELASYWADALHSLKDCPHVIDIRNIGLIGAIELQPIAGEPTKRAFSAFLKAYESGYLIRTTGDIIALSPPLIITKAQIDELIDGIRKVLQSNI, encoded by the coding sequence ATGTCGAACCGCCTCACCGCCACACCCAACGATCTGCGCGCCTTCTGGATGCCGTTCACGGCCAACCGGCAGTACAAGAAAGAGCCGCGCATGTTCGTCAAGGCGAAGGACATGCACTACACGACCCATGACGGACGCCAGGTGCTCGACGGCACCGCGGGACTTTGGTGCGTGAATGCCGGTCATTGCCGCCCGCAGATCACCGAAGCCATTCAGCAGCAAGCGGGCGAGCTCGACTACGCACCGGCCTTCCAGCTTGGCCATCCGAAGGCCTTCGAGCTGGCAAACCGCCTGATCGACATCGCCCCCGACGGCACGGAGCATGTGCTTTACACCAATTCCGGCTCGGAATCGGTCGAGACGGCGCTGAAGGTGGCGCTTGCCTATCACAAGGTGAAGGGCCAGGGTTCGCGCACCCGCCTGATCGGCCGCGAGCGCGGCTATCACGGCGTCAATTTCGGCGGCATCTCTGTTGGCGGCATCGTTTCCAACCGCAAGATGTTCGGCACGCTTCTGACCGGCGTCGATCATATGCCGCACACCCATCTGCCGGAAAAGAACGCCTTCACCAAGGGCGAGCCGGAACACGGCGCCGATCTTGCCACGGAACTGGAACGCATCGTCACGCTGCATGACGCTTCGACCATCGCCGCCGTGATCGTCGAGCCGGTCGCAGGCTCCACCGGCGTGCTGATCCCGCCGAAGGGATATCTCCAGAAGCTGCGCGACATCTGTACAAAGCATGGCATCCTTCTGATTTTCGACGAAGTCATCACTGGCTATGGCCGCCTAGGCACGCCGTTCGCCGCCCAGTATTTCGATGTGAAGCCGGATATGATCGTCACCGCCAAGGGCCTGACCAACGGCGTCATCCCGATGGGCGCGGTCTTCGTCACTGCGGAAATCCACGACGCCTTCATGAGCGGCCCGGAGCACATGATTGAGTTCTTCCACGGCTACACCTATTCCGGCAACCCGATTGCCTGCGCCGCGGCCCTCGGCACGCTCGACACCTATCGCGACGAAGGCTTGCTCACCCGCGGTGCAGAGCTTGCTTCCTACTGGGCCGACGCTCTGCATTCGCTGAAGGACTGCCCGCACGTCATCGACATCCGCAATATCGGCCTGATCGGCGCGATCGAACTGCAGCCGATCGCCGGCGAACCGACCAAGCGCGCCTTTTCGGCCTTCCTCAAGGCCTATGAAAGCGGCTACCTGATCCGCACCACCGGCGACATCATCGCCCTGTCGCCACCGCTGATCATCACGAAGGCGCAGATCGACGAGTTGATCGACGGTATCCGCAAGGTATTGCAGTCCAACATCTGA
- a CDS encoding branched-chain amino acid ABC transporter substrate-binding protein produces MNFKTLTGATLVATLAFATLAHAEIVIGLIAPLTGPVAAYGDQVKNGAQVAVDQINKNGGILGEQVVLKLADDAGEPKQGVSAANQVIAEGIRFVVGPVTSGVAMPASDVLAENGILMVTPTATTPDLTKRGLTTILRTCGRDDQQAEVAAAYVLKQFKDKRIGILNDKGAYGKGLADAFKATLNAGGVTEVFNDALTPGEKDLSALTTRLKAEKVDVLYFGGYHPEAGLLVRQLHDISADIQIIGGDGLSNSEFWSIGTDAAAGTVFTNAADALKSENSKTAVAALEAAKIPAEAFTLNAYAAVEVIKAGIEKAGSAEDAAAVATALKTGEPITTAIGNLTYGETGDLTSQSFSLYKWEDGKIVAAE; encoded by the coding sequence ATGAATTTCAAGACACTGACGGGCGCCACCCTCGTCGCCACGCTGGCCTTCGCGACGCTCGCCCATGCCGAGATCGTGATCGGGCTGATCGCCCCGCTGACCGGGCCGGTCGCGGCCTATGGAGACCAGGTGAAGAACGGCGCGCAGGTTGCGGTCGACCAGATCAACAAGAACGGCGGCATTCTGGGCGAGCAGGTTGTGCTGAAGTTGGCAGACGACGCCGGCGAACCGAAACAGGGTGTTTCGGCCGCGAACCAGGTTATCGCGGAAGGCATCCGCTTCGTCGTCGGCCCGGTTACCTCCGGCGTTGCCATGCCGGCATCCGACGTTCTCGCTGAAAACGGCATCCTGATGGTCACCCCGACGGCAACCACACCGGACCTGACGAAACGTGGCCTGACCACCATCCTGCGCACCTGCGGCCGCGACGACCAGCAGGCCGAAGTGGCGGCGGCCTATGTGCTGAAGCAGTTCAAGGACAAGCGCATCGGCATCCTCAACGACAAGGGCGCCTACGGCAAGGGCCTCGCCGATGCCTTCAAGGCAACGCTGAACGCCGGCGGTGTCACGGAGGTCTTCAACGACGCGCTGACGCCCGGCGAGAAGGATCTGAGCGCGCTCACCACCCGCCTCAAGGCGGAGAAGGTCGATGTGCTCTATTTCGGCGGCTATCACCCCGAAGCTGGCCTGCTGGTACGCCAGCTTCATGATATCTCGGCCGACATCCAGATCATCGGCGGTGACGGCCTCTCCAACAGCGAATTCTGGAGCATCGGTACTGACGCGGCTGCCGGAACCGTGTTCACCAACGCCGCGGACGCGCTGAAGAGCGAGAATTCGAAGACAGCCGTGGCCGCTCTCGAGGCGGCAAAGATTCCGGCCGAAGCCTTCACCCTCAACGCCTATGCCGCCGTTGAAGTGATCAAGGCCGGCATCGAGAAGGCCGGAAGTGCCGAGGACGCGGCAGCCGTGGCAACTGCCCTGAAGACCGGCGAGCCGATCACCACCGCCATCGGCAACCTCACCTATGGCGAGACCGGCGACCTGACCTCGCAGAGCTTCTCGCTTTACAAATGGGAAGACGGCAAGATCGTCGCCGCCGAATGA
- the ade gene encoding adenine deaminase: MSEKLEKLIDQGTGRAPADVVLKGGRFLDLVTGELVSSDIAICGDRIVGTCGTYKGNTEIDISGRIIVPGFIDTHLHIESSLVTPHEFDRCVLPYGVTTVICDPHEIANVLGTEGIRFFLDSALETIMDIRVQLSSCVPATHLETSGANLPIEKLLPFRDHEKVIGLAEFMNFPGVIHKDPVCLAKLEAFQGGHIDGHAPLLRGMDLNGYLSTGIRTDHECTTAEEALEKIRKGMHILVREGSVSKDLHALMPILTERLSPFLALCTDDRNPLDIAEQGHLDYMIREAIAKGVEPLAVYRAASISAARAFGLRDRGLVAPGWRADLVIIDSLENCKAEKVFVAGRLVTDALFATRRPVAPVGLDSVKAGHVNAADFGVPYAEGETSVIGVLPGKIITEHRRFKLPASGNQAGVDLGRDIIKVAVIERHGVNGNHANGFVQGFGLKKGAIASTVGHDSHNICVVGVNEDDMALAANRLGEIKGGFVVVEDGNVTGEIALPVAGLMSLEPYESVRDTLHHLREAAFALGATLQEPFLQLAFLPLPVIPHLKISDMGLVDVDKFVLIG; the protein is encoded by the coding sequence ATGAGCGAAAAACTTGAAAAGCTGATCGATCAAGGCACGGGCCGCGCGCCTGCCGATGTCGTGCTCAAGGGCGGTCGCTTCTTAGATCTGGTGACGGGTGAGCTTGTTTCGTCCGACATCGCCATCTGCGGTGACCGGATCGTCGGGACTTGCGGGACATATAAAGGCAACACGGAAATCGACATCTCCGGCAGGATCATTGTGCCGGGCTTCATCGACACGCATCTGCACATCGAATCCTCACTCGTCACGCCGCATGAATTCGACCGCTGCGTGCTGCCCTACGGCGTGACCACGGTGATCTGCGATCCGCACGAGATCGCCAACGTGCTCGGCACCGAGGGCATCCGGTTCTTTCTCGACTCGGCCCTTGAGACGATCATGGATATTCGCGTCCAGCTCTCGAGCTGCGTGCCGGCGACGCATCTGGAGACCTCCGGCGCCAACCTGCCGATCGAGAAGCTGCTGCCGTTCCGCGACCACGAAAAGGTCATCGGCCTTGCGGAATTCATGAATTTTCCCGGCGTCATCCACAAGGACCCGGTCTGCCTTGCCAAGCTCGAAGCTTTCCAGGGCGGCCATATCGACGGGCACGCACCGCTGCTGCGCGGGATGGACCTCAACGGTTACCTCTCGACCGGCATCCGCACCGACCACGAATGCACGACGGCAGAGGAAGCGCTCGAAAAGATCCGCAAGGGCATGCACATCCTGGTACGCGAAGGCTCGGTCTCCAAAGATCTGCACGCGCTGATGCCGATCCTCACCGAACGCCTGTCACCGTTCCTGGCGCTCTGCACAGACGACCGCAATCCGCTCGACATCGCCGAGCAGGGCCATCTCGACTACATGATCCGCGAGGCGATCGCGAAGGGAGTCGAGCCGCTGGCCGTCTACCGCGCCGCCTCGATTTCCGCCGCCCGCGCCTTCGGTCTCAGAGATCGCGGCTTGGTGGCGCCGGGCTGGCGCGCCGATCTCGTGATCATCGACAGTCTCGAAAACTGCAAGGCGGAAAAGGTCTTCGTTGCGGGCCGTCTCGTTACCGACGCGTTGTTCGCCACCCGCCGCCCGGTCGCTCCCGTCGGGCTCGACAGCGTCAAGGCAGGCCACGTCAATGCCGCCGATTTCGGCGTGCCCTACGCCGAGGGCGAAACTTCGGTGATCGGGGTGCTGCCGGGCAAGATCATCACCGAGCACCGGCGCTTCAAGCTGCCTGCATCGGGCAATCAAGCCGGTGTCGATCTCGGCCGCGATATCATCAAAGTTGCCGTCATCGAGCGCCACGGCGTCAATGGCAACCATGCCAACGGCTTCGTCCAGGGGTTCGGGCTGAAGAAGGGCGCGATCGCCTCGACCGTCGGACATGACAGCCACAATATCTGCGTCGTCGGCGTTAACGAGGACGACATGGCGCTGGCGGCAAACCGGCTCGGAGAGATCAAGGGTGGCTTCGTCGTCGTCGAGGACGGCAATGTGACCGGCGAAATCGCACTGCCCGTCGCCGGGTTGATGAGCCTTGAGCCCTATGAAAGTGTCCGCGACACGCTGCATCATCTGCGCGAGGCTGCCTTCGCGCTGGGGGCGACGCTGCAGGAACCGTTCCTGCAACTGGCGTTCCTGCCGCTTCCGGTCATTCCACACCTGAAGATTTCGGATATGGGACTGGTCGATGTCGACAAGTTTGTGCTGATTGGGTGA
- a CDS encoding type II toxin-antitoxin system ParD family antitoxin: MRDLLASGRYSSASEIMRDGLRVLEEREQFRAAKLQALKAAIDEGFASGESEPMDMDATKAEARLASAKFVRGA; the protein is encoded by the coding sequence ATTCGCGATCTCCTTGCAAGCGGCCGTTACTCCAGTGCCAGCGAAATTATGCGCGATGGTCTGCGCGTGTTGGAAGAGCGAGAGCAATTTCGTGCTGCGAAACTACAGGCATTGAAGGCCGCGATCGATGAAGGTTTCGCAAGCGGTGAATCCGAGCCAATGGATATGGATGCCACAAAGGCAGAAGCACGTCTGGCCTCGGCGAAGTTTGTTCGTGGCGCTTGA
- a CDS encoding alpha-glucosidase family protein, whose amino-acid sequence MASPLKSNADWWRGAVIYQVYPRSFQDTKGDGAGDLKGVTQRLPYIASLGVDAIWLSPFFTSPMADMGYDVSDYCDVDPMFGTLADFDAMLTTAHELGIKVIIDQVISHTSDQHPWFKESRSDRTNPKADWYVWADPKPDGTAPNNWLSIFGGPAWEWDGVRKQYYMHNFLGSQPDLNFHNPDVQEALLETVRFWLKRGVDGFRLDTVNFYFHDKELRDNPPLVYDEDAIGLDAPDVNPYGMQNHLYDKTQPENIGFLQRFRALLDEFGGRASVGEVGDGARSLKTVAAYTGGGDKLNMCYTFDLLGPDFTATHIRRCVAAFQDAVTDGWVCWAFSNHDVTRHVSRFAQTEEERERVAKLAISVLAALRGSICLYQGEELALPEAELELADLRDPYGIRFWPAFKGRDGCRTPMVWEKETPHAGFSTAKPWLPVPDVHRALAVDLQESVTDSVLAHYQQTLDFRKKQAPLLDGSMTFLETNQDILAFTREKGGEKLLFVFNLRRGPQIVNLPKSVALTEVLPMPGFAPKVDGGEILLEALDVFCGRLA is encoded by the coding sequence ATGGCATCTCCCTTGAAATCCAATGCCGATTGGTGGCGCGGCGCCGTGATCTATCAGGTCTATCCGCGCTCCTTCCAGGACACCAAGGGCGATGGGGCTGGTGATCTGAAAGGGGTGACGCAGAGGCTGCCCTACATCGCCAGCCTCGGCGTCGATGCCATCTGGCTGTCGCCGTTCTTCACCTCGCCGATGGCCGACATGGGCTATGACGTGTCGGACTATTGCGATGTCGATCCGATGTTCGGCACGCTTGCCGATTTCGACGCGATGCTGACGACGGCGCATGAGCTCGGCATCAAGGTCATCATCGACCAGGTGATCTCGCACACTTCCGACCAGCATCCCTGGTTCAAGGAAAGCCGTTCGGATCGGACCAACCCCAAGGCCGACTGGTATGTCTGGGCCGATCCGAAGCCGGACGGCACCGCGCCGAACAACTGGCTGTCGATCTTCGGCGGCCCGGCCTGGGAATGGGATGGCGTGCGCAAGCAGTATTACATGCACAATTTTTTGGGTTCGCAGCCCGATCTCAATTTTCACAATCCGGATGTTCAGGAAGCCTTGCTGGAAACCGTCCGCTTCTGGCTGAAGCGCGGCGTCGACGGTTTCCGGCTCGACACGGTGAATTTCTATTTCCACGACAAGGAACTGCGGGACAATCCGCCACTGGTTTATGACGAAGATGCGATCGGGCTGGATGCGCCCGACGTCAATCCCTATGGCATGCAGAACCACCTCTACGACAAGACGCAGCCGGAAAACATCGGCTTCCTGCAGCGCTTTCGTGCCCTGCTCGACGAGTTCGGCGGGCGGGCATCGGTTGGCGAGGTGGGCGATGGCGCTCGCTCGTTGAAGACGGTAGCGGCCTATACCGGCGGTGGCGACAAGCTCAACATGTGCTACACCTTCGACCTGCTCGGTCCGGATTTCACAGCCACCCATATCCGCCGCTGCGTCGCCGCGTTTCAGGATGCGGTCACCGATGGCTGGGTCTGCTGGGCCTTTTCCAACCATGATGTCACTCGCCATGTCAGCCGTTTCGCGCAGACCGAGGAGGAACGCGAGCGGGTGGCCAAGCTGGCGATCTCCGTTCTTGCCGCCCTGCGCGGCTCGATCTGCCTCTATCAGGGTGAGGAACTGGCTCTGCCGGAGGCCGAACTCGAACTGGCGGACCTGCGCGACCCCTACGGCATCCGCTTCTGGCCGGCCTTCAAGGGCCGCGACGGGTGCCGCACACCGATGGTCTGGGAGAAGGAGACGCCCCATGCCGGGTTTTCGACCGCCAAGCCCTGGTTGCCGGTTCCGGACGTTCACCGGGCTTTGGCTGTGGACCTGCAGGAGAGCGTGACGGATTCGGTTCTCGCCCACTACCAGCAGACGCTCGACTTTCGAAAGAAGCAAGCGCCGCTTCTGGACGGCAGCATGACCTTCCTCGAAACCAATCAGGATATCCTGGCTTTCACGCGGGAAAAGGGCGGGGAAAAGCTACTGTTCGTTTTCAATCTGCGCCGCGGACCTCAGATTGTGAATCTGCCGAAAAGTGTGGCCCTTACCGAGGTTTTGCCGATGCCGGGGTTCGCACCGAAGGTGGACGGTGGCGAGATTTTGCTTGAGGCGCTGGATGTATTTTGTGGGCGGTTAGCCTGA
- a CDS encoding FAD-dependent oxidoreductase, which yields MQRQFPKTFSPIRLRHKTLRNRIVFGAHTANMAEDGLPGARHIGYYAERAMGGAAMIVVEPMPVHPATILTRGNFRPCDDSVIPHFRRVADAIKAHGAVAIQQLYHIGSHGDSDNSYHPHWSPSGKPSYHDSDGSHEMSEAEILETIDAFVQAARRCREAGFDGVEVWAAYHGLTDQFWTPWSNRREDKWGGSLENRTRFSREILKRIRETCGEDFIIGLAVNDEPDVDVALQKPDLAEIVAMHDAEKLMDYVTCGSGSYFDFYKIIPTVLYPEKLGVDLAARLKAVVKNCLVTAESHVRTPENAETVLGEGQADLVSIVRGQIADPHLVNKAKEGRAEDIRGCLSCNQMCWGRRSRDYWISCLINPSAGREFEWGGDRFQKTDTPRRVLVVGGGPAGLEAARASAELGHHVTLAEASDRLGGHFRLAGLQPRRAQITDLIGWYERQLERLGVDRRLNTYLEAPDVMDFAADVVLLATGSLPPETGFQRALPHIESLPGYERGNVFSAEAVMARQVRPGNRVIVLDEGGNWKGCGTAWKLAEDGHEVTIVTPDAMVAKELQRTAADFPLRRALAKLGVRFVTETAVLEWHGNGATLISFLDGKEQTIEADCLVTATANQAADWLAHDLDALGISYELLGDCAAPRQAPYAIYDGRKAALEIK from the coding sequence GTGCAGCGCCAGTTCCCCAAGACCTTTTCGCCCATCCGCCTGCGCCACAAGACGCTGCGCAACCGGATCGTCTTCGGCGCCCACACGGCCAACATGGCTGAAGACGGCCTGCCCGGCGCGCGTCATATCGGTTATTACGCCGAGCGGGCGATGGGTGGCGCTGCGATGATCGTGGTCGAGCCGATGCCGGTACATCCGGCAACGATCCTGACGCGCGGAAATTTCCGTCCCTGCGACGACAGCGTCATTCCGCATTTCAGAAGGGTTGCCGATGCCATCAAGGCGCATGGGGCCGTGGCGATCCAGCAACTCTATCACATCGGCAGCCACGGCGATTCCGACAATTCCTATCATCCGCACTGGTCGCCCTCGGGCAAGCCGAGCTACCACGACAGCGACGGCAGCCATGAGATGAGCGAGGCGGAAATCCTCGAAACCATCGACGCCTTCGTTCAAGCCGCGCGGCGCTGTCGCGAGGCCGGTTTCGACGGTGTCGAGGTTTGGGCGGCCTATCATGGCCTCACCGACCAGTTCTGGACGCCGTGGTCGAACCGGCGCGAGGATAAATGGGGCGGCTCGCTGGAAAACCGCACCCGCTTCTCCCGCGAAATCCTGAAGCGCATCCGCGAGACCTGCGGCGAGGATTTCATCATCGGCCTTGCCGTCAACGACGAACCGGACGTCGACGTGGCGCTGCAGAAACCGGACCTTGCCGAAATCGTCGCAATGCACGACGCTGAAAAACTGATGGATTACGTCACCTGCGGCTCGGGCAGTTATTTCGATTTCTACAAGATCATCCCGACCGTGCTCTATCCCGAGAAACTCGGCGTCGATCTGGCCGCACGCCTGAAAGCCGTGGTGAAGAACTGTCTGGTGACCGCCGAAAGCCATGTCCGCACGCCGGAAAATGCCGAGACCGTTCTCGGCGAAGGCCAGGCCGATCTCGTGTCCATCGTGCGCGGCCAGATCGCCGATCCGCATCTCGTCAACAAGGCGAAGGAAGGCCGGGCGGAGGATATACGCGGCTGTCTTTCCTGCAACCAGATGTGCTGGGGCCGGCGGTCGCGCGACTACTGGATCAGCTGCCTGATCAACCCTTCCGCCGGTCGTGAATTCGAATGGGGCGGCGATCGCTTTCAAAAGACGGATACGCCCCGCAGGGTGCTCGTTGTCGGCGGTGGCCCGGCTGGCCTTGAGGCGGCGCGTGCATCGGCGGAGCTTGGACATCATGTCACGCTCGCCGAAGCCTCCGACCGCCTTGGCGGTCATTTCCGGTTGGCAGGCCTGCAGCCGCGCCGCGCCCAGATCACCGACCTGATCGGCTGGTATGAGCGGCAGCTGGAAAGGCTCGGCGTCGATCGTCGCCTAAACACCTATCTCGAAGCGCCCGATGTCATGGATTTCGCGGCCGATGTCGTGCTGCTTGCGACCGGCTCGCTGCCGCCGGAAACGGGCTTTCAGCGCGCTTTGCCGCATATCGAAAGCCTGCCCGGATACGAACGCGGCAATGTCTTTTCCGCCGAAGCCGTGATGGCGCGGCAGGTCCGGCCCGGCAATCGGGTGATCGTGCTGGATGAAGGCGGCAACTGGAAGGGTTGCGGCACCGCCTGGAAACTTGCCGAGGATGGACACGAGGTCACCATTGTCACACCGGATGCAATGGTGGCCAAGGAGTTGCAGCGCACCGCCGCCGATTTCCCCTTGCGCCGTGCGCTTGCGAAGCTCGGCGTGCGGTTCGTCACCGAGACGGCGGTCCTGGAGTGGCACGGCAATGGCGCAACCCTGATCTCGTTCCTGGACGGCAAGGAACAGACGATCGAGGCGGATTGCCTTGTCACCGCGACCGCCAACCAGGCCGCCGACTGGCTGGCGCACGATCTCGATGCCTTGGGTATTTCCTACGAGCTGCTTGGCGACTGCGCGGCTCCTCGGCAGGCGCCCTACGCCATCTATGACGGCCGCAAGGCCGCACTGGAGATCAAATGA
- a CDS encoding Ldh family oxidoreductase, which translates to MTEDMVTFSLGDAREFAVVALLGAGASPAMAASLARATVDADARKSTVGFSHLVDYLESLVAGRINGKAKPKRTDPTPALIRMDADGGIAQLGFDLAFDNLVEKARTFGIALFAQANSYTSGELGDYVFRLAAHGLAGLAATNGPALIAGSGGAKPVYCTNPLAFAAPRKNGAPLLIDQSSSATAFVNIREAAARGERIPAGWAVDAAGQPTTDAKEAMKGAMLAFGGTRGANIALMVEVLAAGLSRANWSLDAPDFMSGDRTPGNGLTVVAIAPSLLDEDFEIRLDAQLTRLSTGYGIHIPGVSKFDALNRAREDGIRLPSALVSRISAFAKGHD; encoded by the coding sequence ATGACCGAAGACATGGTGACGTTCAGCCTTGGCGATGCGCGCGAATTCGCGGTCGTGGCCCTCCTTGGCGCCGGCGCAAGTCCAGCCATGGCCGCCTCCCTCGCCCGTGCGACGGTGGACGCTGATGCGCGCAAATCGACCGTCGGCTTTTCCCATCTCGTCGACTATCTGGAGAGCCTCGTCGCCGGACGCATCAATGGAAAGGCAAAACCAAAACGAACCGACCCCACTCCTGCCCTGATCCGCATGGACGCCGACGGCGGTATCGCACAACTCGGCTTTGATCTCGCCTTCGACAATCTTGTCGAAAAGGCCAGGACCTTCGGCATCGCGCTCTTCGCCCAAGCCAACAGCTACACCTCCGGCGAACTGGGCGACTACGTCTTCCGCTTGGCGGCCCACGGCCTTGCCGGTCTCGCCGCAACGAACGGCCCGGCGCTGATCGCCGGGTCCGGCGGTGCAAAACCGGTCTATTGCACCAACCCGCTTGCCTTCGCAGCTCCCCGCAAGAATGGTGCGCCGCTCCTCATCGATCAATCCTCCAGCGCCACCGCTTTCGTCAATATCCGCGAGGCAGCCGCCCGCGGTGAGCGGATCCCGGCGGGCTGGGCCGTCGATGCGGCCGGCCAACCGACCACCGACGCGAAAGAGGCAATGAAGGGCGCCATGCTCGCCTTCGGGGGAACACGCGGCGCCAATATCGCGCTGATGGTCGAAGTGCTGGCGGCGGGTTTGAGCCGCGCCAACTGGTCGCTCGATGCGCCGGATTTCATGAGCGGCGACAGGACACCCGGCAACGGCCTCACGGTCGTCGCCATCGCCCCCTCGCTGCTCGACGAAGACTTCGAAATCCGGCTCGACGCGCAGTTGACGCGGCTATCAACCGGCTACGGCATCCATATTCCCGGCGTATCGAAATTCGATGCCCTGAACCGCGCACGCGAGGACGGCATCCGCTTGCCTTCCGCGCTGGTAAGCCGTATCTCGGCTTTCGCAAAAGGGCATGACTAG
- a CDS encoding sugar kinase, whose protein sequence is MAGRLLSIGECMVELMQADGDLLRKGYAGDTFNTAYYARSFLPKDWSVDYFTAVGTDMVSDEMLAFIEKTGVGIGHIRRVEGRSPGLYMIHLKDGERSFSYWRSVSAAKTLADDADHLRRAIDASDILVFSGITLAILVPNAAETLLLELRRAKAAGKLVVFDPNIRPRLWDDKARMLETISAGARASSLVMPSFDDEAVHFGDAGIAATIERYRGLGVENIVVKDGPNGVTLSFGDSKTEFVPSARAEKIVDTTSAGDSFNGAFLARYAVDGDPVSAARFAAATAAAVIQHHGALVARDKLPAA, encoded by the coding sequence ATGGCGGGCAGGCTGCTTTCGATCGGCGAATGCATGGTGGAACTGATGCAGGCCGACGGTGATCTCCTGCGTAAGGGCTATGCCGGCGATACCTTCAACACCGCCTATTACGCCCGGTCTTTCCTGCCCAAGGACTGGTCCGTCGATTATTTCACGGCGGTCGGCACCGACATGGTGTCCGACGAGATGCTGGCCTTCATCGAAAAGACCGGCGTCGGCATCGGCCATATCCGCCGCGTCGAGGGACGTTCACCCGGCCTCTACATGATCCATCTGAAAGACGGCGAACGCAGCTTTTCCTACTGGCGCTCCGTTTCCGCCGCCAAAACGCTCGCCGACGATGCCGATCATCTGCGTAGGGCGATCGACGCCTCTGATATCCTCGTCTTTTCCGGCATCACCCTGGCGATCCTTGTGCCGAACGCCGCGGAGACACTGCTCTTAGAACTGCGCCGCGCCAAGGCTGCCGGCAAGCTCGTCGTCTTCGATCCCAATATCCGGCCGCGCTTGTGGGACGACAAGGCCCGGATGCTGGAAACCATCTCTGCCGGCGCCCGCGCCTCCAGCCTCGTCATGCCGAGCTTCGACGACGAAGCCGTGCATTTCGGCGACGCCGGTATCGCCGCAACGATCGAGCGGTATCGGGGGCTCGGCGTCGAAAACATCGTGGTCAAGGATGGGCCGAACGGCGTGACCTTGAGCTTCGGCGACAGCAAAACCGAGTTCGTCCCCTCGGCCAGAGCGGAGAAGATCGTCGATACGACGAGCGCCGGTGACAGCTTCAACGGCGCGTTCCTCGCCCGCTACGCCGTTGACGGCGACCCGGTTTCGGCCGCCCGGTTCGCTGCTGCAACGGCGGCGGCCGTCATCCAGCATCACGGTGCCCTGGTCGCCAGGGACAAGCTGCCGGCCGCATGA
- a CDS encoding YbhB/YbcL family Raf kinase inhibitor-like protein, protein MATAVFAGVSMVAGAAFAADFTVTSSDFASGKVEQAQFWNAMGCTGGNISPEISWSNAPEGTKSFVVTLYDKDAPTGSGWWHWVVVNIPASATSLPAGAGSDAGKLPEGAIMTPTDTGAAGYGGACPPDGTEHDYTITVKALGVDKLPVPDDATPALVGFVSNMNTLAVATISAKGSR, encoded by the coding sequence ATGGCAACCGCGGTTTTCGCAGGCGTAAGCATGGTTGCAGGCGCAGCTTTCGCGGCAGACTTTACGGTGACCAGCAGCGACTTCGCCTCGGGCAAGGTGGAGCAGGCACAATTCTGGAACGCCATGGGCTGCACCGGCGGAAACATTTCGCCGGAAATTTCATGGTCGAACGCGCCGGAAGGCACCAAAAGTTTCGTGGTAACGCTTTATGACAAGGATGCGCCGACGGGATCGGGATGGTGGCACTGGGTGGTTGTGAACATCCCGGCAAGCGCGACATCCCTGCCCGCCGGCGCCGGAAGCGACGCGGGCAAATTGCCCGAAGGGGCGATCATGACACCGACCGATACCGGCGCTGCCGGATATGGCGGTGCCTGCCCACCCGACGGCACGGAGCACGACTATACGATCACGGTGAAAGCGCTGGGCGTCGACAAGTTGCCGGTACCGGACGATGCCACGCCGGCGCTCGTCGGCTTCGTCAGCAACATGAACACGCTTGCGGTCGCGACCATATCAGCCAAGGGCAGCCGATAG